A genomic segment from Lutzomyia longipalpis isolate SR_M1_2022 chromosome 3, ASM2433408v1 encodes:
- the LOC129792359 gene encoding unconventional myosin-Va isoform X2: MSIYELYVKGARVWIPNQENVWQGAKLLRDFNRGDNCVILEADGETTERKVPIKDDKDLPPLRNPPILIGQSDLTALSYLHEPDVLYNLQVRFCERQKIYTYCGIILVAINPYKEVALYGQDLIRAYRGHSLGELEPHIFAIAEEAYTKLERENCNQSIIVSGESGAGKTVSAKYAMRYFAAVGGSESETQIERKVLASSPIMEAIGNAKTTRNDNSSRFGKFTKLLFTNDIGGRSLMGATMQTYLLEKSRVVFQASGERNYHIFYQLCAAREKWPELMLDHQDNFVYLNQGASPDIARVSDFDQFSETIGALQTLGFRQTEVNDVMKILAGILHLGNVKFLPKYLPDSQEIDNEGCSTAKDDLHLGILSELLQLNFGELRKWLTMRQIESVNELVEIPINREAAEAARDALAKHIYAKLFQYIVEVINKSLVSDAKDHSFIGVLDIYGFETFDVNSFEQFCINYANEKLQQQFNQHVFKLEQEEYLKEGITWEMIDFYDNQPCIDLIESKLGILDLLDEECKMPRGSDESWVGKLTEKCAKYKHFGKMRFGSAGFVVEHFSDRVEYTAHGFLEKNRDTVSKELVNVFRESQMSLCHHLMDLEGDPEKKPTQAGTRVVVSASRIQLTPSKQHKQTVGSQFRESLALLISTLHSTTPHYVRCIKPNEDKKAFNWEPSKIVQQLRACGVLETVRISAAGFPSRWTYEDFYARYRLLGKRVELVDWNIQATCTNIVKTWIQDKDQYRYGKTQIFFRAGQVAFLEQTRSDVRRKYIIKVQSYVRRFIYRSHYVKIKRSILLIQTYSRGYLARVKAEGIRRERAAIKIQRYARGWMCRRKFLRLRRIALGLQTYSRGWLARQRFRIQLDNFKATEIQRICRGYLARKRFAIKRRGIVLCQAAIRAFLARRLYRRMKAEARTVAHIQMRYKGLENKIISMQQRMDEINKENVGLKAKVAEIPELKQRVDVMRGMEGEIKALRAALVEKEAALEVAKKELDTERDEKMAIVEEKAAEEAKWNEQRASWRRENEELKQQVQEMVEIARREDSFTHRARLLSEVDTHEVHQAYQKTVKDKDTLESENYLLKEEINRLQRLIENPNFYQSHSRSVSNASSQNEEDFGYISGKNTLEIRKEGIPKRDLKHTETAMTPTTGNSPTALILRLRKLVEEEKRRGEMLQQKVARLESKNSKAPASTEDSIKITELEMENEKLRQDYQLLRNSITRGVEQKEMEAQYDALQEELKRRRDECVQLKVVLAEQSQSLRTLGGTAMRNGTDRVQDGNELFEAFQAQKLVNRQLESELTALTEENNAKLGELTQQNEDLRNERNKLQAIVEEALAGGDVNDAQSVVFLKHELERAMVDYVEHKERINDMTKKVTDLVRINAILSARLRENGISDSLDLAEDTQENLVSVRRKAQVYQGIFKYRPEDEGKIIQRLTADFSPRTGITLLPGLPAYIILMCIRYTDLLNTDQHVRTLLTNFVLQVKKLYRGRVQTDNRILWLVNMLKLYNLLKQYGGIDEHIRLNTETQNQQQLKNFDLSEYRQVIYETIISFYQHIVKQVEELIKPFIVPAILDHDEMARGKSSRSRTVSLDLTSPQGQTTEPKSLVDQLEHYYKQFRFFGLDDCYIEQVLKQLVYYICAIALNNLMLRQELCMWATGMKIRYNISCIEQWVRKNKLPPEILSPLQPLIQASALLQSRKSEEDVQSIYDLCPSLTSAQVLKIITSYTLDDCENPIQPIFIEKLTKKLKEREKNSHENTTFTTDENFIHPLAVVYKHSEIRLEEIELPPILNLDGLLTKI, translated from the exons CAGAAGATCTACACATACTGCGGTATCATCCTCGTGGCCATAAATCCGTACAAAGAGGTCGCCCTGTATGGGCAGGATCTCATCCGGGCGTACCGGGGGCATTCGCTCGGAGAGCTTGAGCCCCACATCTTTGCCATCGCCGAGGAGGCCTACACGAAATTGGAACGTGAGAACTGCAATCAGAGTATAATag TGAGTGGCGAATCTGGTGCGGGAAAGACGGTATCAGCCAAATATGCCATGAGATATTTTGCAGCTGTAGGCGGAAGTGAATCCGAGACGCAGATTGAGAGAAAAGTTCTCGCCAGTAGCCCCATTATGGAG GCGATTGGGAATGCTAAAACCACCCGCAATGACAACAGTTCGCGCTTTGGGAAATTCACAAAGCTCCTCTTTACGAACGACATTGGTGGGAGGTCCCTCATGGGGGCCACGATGCAGACGTACCTTCTCGAGAAATCCCGTGTTGTTTTCCAAGCATCTGGCGAGAGGAATTACCACATCTTCTATCAGCTTTGTGCAGCGAGGGAAAAGTGGCCAGAACTTATGCTTG ACCATCAGGACAATTTTGTGTACTTAAACCAGGGCGCATCGCCGGACATTGCAAGAGTTTcggattttgatcaattttccgAGACAATCGGTGCCCTGCAAACGCTTGGATTCCGTCAGACCGAAGTGAATGATGTGATGAAGATCCTAGCTGGAATCCTCCATCTGGGCAATGTAAAGTTCCTCCCAAAATATCTCCCGGATTCCCAGGAGATTGACAACGAGGGATGTTCCACGGCGAAAGATGATCTTCATTTGGGCATCCTCAGTGAGCTTCTTCAGCTGAATTTCGGGGAACTCCGAAAGTGGTTGACAATGCGTCAAATTGAGTCTGTTAATGAACTCGTAGAAATTCCAATAAATCGTGAAGCAGCTGAAGCTGCCAGAGATGCCCTAGCGAAGCATATCTACGCCAAACTCTTTCAGTATATTGTGGAGGTGATCAATAAGAGTCTCGTGAGTGATGCAAAAGATCACAGTTTTATTGGGGTGCTGGATATTTATGGTTTTGAGACATTCGATGTGAATTCCTTTGAACAATTCTGCATTAATTATGCCAACGAGAAGCTCCAGCAGCAATTCAATCAGCACGTATTCAAGCTTGAGCAGGAGGAGTACCTAAAGGAAGGTATCACGTGGGAAATGATTGATTTCTACGACAATCAGCCATGTATTGATTTGATTGAATCAAAGCTGGGTATTCTGGATCTTCTGGATGAGGAGTGCAAG ATGCCTCGAGGTAGTGATGAATCCTGGGTGGGGAAGTTAACTGAGAAGTGTGCCAAGTACAAGCATTTCGGGAAGATGCGTTTTGGATCAGCTGGATTCGTCGTGGAGCACTTCTCAGATCGCGTTGAGTACACAGCTCATGGATTTCTTGAGAAGAATCGTGACACAGTATCCAAGGAGCTTGTAAATGTCTTTAGGGAGTCCCAAATGAGTCTGTGCCATCATCTAATGGACTTGGAAGGAGATCCAGAGAAGAAACCCACTCAGGCGGGAACCAGGGTAGTCGTCAGTGCTTCCCGGATTCag CTAACACCATCGAAGCAGCATAAACAGACGGTAGGATCGCAATTTAGGGAAAGTCTGGCCCTCCTGATAAGCACACTACATTCAACGACACCTCACTACGTCAGGTGCATCAAG CCTAATGAGGACAAGAAGGCATTCAATTGGGAACCATCAAAGATTGTTCAGCAACTCCGAGCATGTGGTGTCCTGGAGACAGTTCGTATCTCCGCAGCTGGTTTCCCATCGCGATGGACCTATGAGGATTTCTATGCACGCTACCGTCTCCTGGGGAAGCGTGTGGAGCTCGTTGATTGGAATATCCAGGCAACATGTACGAATATCGTAAAGACGTGGATACAGGATAAGGATCAGTACCGCTACGGCAAGACGCAGATCTTCTTCCGAGCTGGCCAGGTGGCCTTCTTGGAGCAGACTCGTTCAGATGTGCGCAGGAAGTACATCATCAAAGTTCAGTCGTACGTTCGACGATTCATCTACCGTAGTCACTATGTGAAGATTAAGCGGTCAATCCTGCTCATTCAGACCTACTCCCGGGGCTACTTGGCGCGCGTGAAAGCAGAAGGAATCCGCCGGGAGAGGGCTGCCATTAAAATTCAACGATATGCACGTGGATGGATGTGCAGGAGGAAGTTCCTGCGCCTCAGACGAATTGCTCTGGGTCTGCAGACATACAGTCGTGGATGGCTTGCCAGGCAGCGCTTCCGCATCCAATTGGACAACTTCAAAGCAACGGAGATTCAGAGGATTTGCCGTGGCTATTTGGCCAGGAAGCGTTTTGCCATCAAACGTCGTGGTATTGTTCTCTGCCAGGCAGCTATTAGGGCTTTCCTGGCAAGACGCCTGTACAGACGCATGAAGGCAGAAGCGAGAACAGTGGCACACATTCAGATGCGCTACAAAGGGCTTGAGAATAAGATTATTTCAATGCAGCAGCGTATGGATGAGATTAACAAGGAGAATGTGGGATTGAAAGCAAAAGTTGCCGAGATTCCGGAACTAAAGCAACGTGTGGATGTCATGAGGGGGATGGAGGGAGAGATTAAGGCCCTCCGGGCAGCTCTGGTGGAGAAGGAAGCAGCCCTGGAGGTGGCAAAGAAGGAGTTAGACACGGAGAGGGATGAGAAAATGGCCATTGTTGAGGAGAAAGCAGCCGAGGAGGCGAAATGGAATGAACAACGAGCTTCGTGGCGACGTGAGAATGAGGAATTGAAGCAGCAGGTGCAGGAAATGGTGGAGATTGCCCGACGAGAGGATTCCTTCACGCATCGTGCGCGCTTGTTGTCCGAAGTGGATACACATGAAGTGCATCAGGCGTACCAGAAGACAGTCAAAGATAAGGATACGCTGGAATCGGAGAACTACCTCCTGAAGGAAGAGATAAATCGTCTGCAGCGTCTCATTGAGAATCCCAACTTCTATCAATCCCACTCACGTTCCGTAAGTAATGCATCGAGTCAGAATGAGGAGGATTTTGGGTATATTTCCGGGAAGAATACGCTGGAGATCCGGAAGGAGGGCATCCCAAAGCGCGATCTGAAGCACACAGAGACAGCCATGACACCAACAACGGGGAATTCACCGACAGCACTAATCTTGCGCTTGCGGAAGCTGGTTGAGGAAGAGAAGCGTCGTGGGGAGATGCTGCAGCAGAAGGTGGCACGGTTGGAGAGTAAGAATAGCAAGGCACCAGCTTCAACGGAGGATTCCATAAAGATCACCGAGCTGGAGATGGAGAATGAGAAGCTACGACAGGATTATCAGCTTCTGCGGAATAGTATTACACGTGGGGTGGAGCAGAAGGAGATGGAGGCTCAGTACGATGCGCTGCAGGAGGAGTTGAAGCGTCGACGGGATGAGTGTGTGCAGTTGAAGGTTGTACTGGCGGAACAGAGTCAATCCCTGAGGACACTCGGTGGGACAGCCATGAGGAATGGCACGGATCGCGTGCAGGATGGGAATGAGCTCTTTGAAGCCTTCCAGGCACAGAAGCTGGTCAATAGGCAGCTTGAATCCGAACTGACGGCCCTCACGGAGGAGAATAATGCAAAGTTGGGTGAGTTGACGCAGCAGAATGAAGATTTGAGGAATGAAAGGAACAAATTGCAAGCCATTGTGGAGGAAGCTCTAGCAGGTGGGGATGTCAATGATGCCCAGAGTGTGGTCTTCCTCAAGCATGAACTTGAGCGAGCAATGGTGGACTATGTGGAGCATAAAGAGCGCATAAATGACATGACAAAGAAGGTAACAGATCTCGTGCGTATCAATGCAATTCTCAGTGCGAGGCTACGAGAGAATGGGATTAGTGATTCCCTGGATCTGGCGGAGGATACGCAGGAGAATTTGGTTTCAGTCCGGAGGAAGGCTCAAGTTTATCAGGGAATCTTCAAGTATCGCCCTGAGGATGAAGGGAAAATCATTCAGAGGTTGACGGCGGATTTCAGTCCTCGCACGGGTATTACTCTCCTCCCAGGATTACCAGCCTACATCATCCTCATGTGTATCCGGTATACGGATCTCCTGAATACAGATCAACATGTACGCACCCTCCTGACGAACTTTGTGCTGCAAGTTAAGAAGCTCTACCGCGGTAGGGTGCAGACGGACAATCGAATTCTCTGGTTGGTCAACATGCTGAAGCTGTACAATCTCCTGAAGCAATATGGGGGCATTGATGAGCACATCCGGCTAAATACGGAGACACAGAATCAGCAgcaattgaagaattttgatcTGTCAGAGTACCGGCAGGTGATCTATGAGACCATCATCAGCTTCTACCAGCACATTGTGAAGCAAGTTGAGGAGCTAATTAAGCCCTTCATCGTCCCCGCTATTCTGGATCACGATGAAATGGCACGCGGGAAGAGTAGCCGATCCCGTACAGTTTCACTCGATCTCACCTCGCCGCAGGGACAGACAACAGAGCCTAAATCCCTCGTAGATCAGTTGGAGCATTACTACAAGCAGTTCCGCTTCTTCGGACTCGACGACTGCTACATTGAGCAGGTGCTGAAGCAACTTGTCTACTACATCTGTGCCATTGCCCTGAATAACCTCATGCTGCGTCAGGAGCTCTGCATGTGGGCTACGGGTATGAAGATTCGCTACAATATCAGCTGCATCGAGCAATGGGTGCGCAAAAATAAGCTCCCCCCAGAGATTCTGTCGCCCCTTCAGCCGCTCATTCAGGCCTCAGCATTGCTGCAAAGTCGGAAGTCCGAGGAGGATGTTCAGAGCATTTACGACCTCTGCCCAAGCCTCACGTCAGCTCAAGTTCTCAAAATAATCACATCCTACACGCTCGATGACTGCGAGAATCCCATTCAGCccatttttattgagaaactAACGAAGAAGCTCAAGGAAAGAGAGAAGAATTCA cACGAAAACACAACATTCACGACGGATGAGAACTTTATTCATCCCCTGGCTGTGGTGTACAAACACAGCGAGATACGTTTAGAGGAAATTGAATTGCCGCCCATTCTCAACTTGGACGGCCTTCTGACCAAGATTTAA
- the LOC129792359 gene encoding unconventional myosin-Va isoform X1, which translates to MSIYELYVKGARVWIPNQENVWQGAKLLRDFNRGDNCVILEADGETTERKVPIKDDKDLPPLRNPPILIGQSDLTALSYLHEPDVLYNLQVRFCERQKIYTYCGIILVAINPYKEVALYGQDLIRAYRGHSLGELEPHIFAIAEEAYTKLERENCNQSIIVSGESGAGKTVSAKYAMRYFAAVGGSESETQIERKVLASSPIMEAIGNAKTTRNDNSSRFGKFTKLLFTNDIGGRSLMGATMQTYLLEKSRVVFQASGERNYHIFYQLCAAREKWPELMLDHQDNFVYLNQGASPDIARVSDFDQFSETIGALQTLGFRQTEVNDVMKILAGILHLGNVKFLPKYLPDSQEIDNEGCSTAKDDLHLGILSELLQLNFGELRKWLTMRQIESVNELVEIPINREAAEAARDALAKHIYAKLFQYIVEVINKSLVSDAKDHSFIGVLDIYGFETFDVNSFEQFCINYANEKLQQQFNQHVFKLEQEEYLKEGITWEMIDFYDNQPCIDLIESKLGILDLLDEECKMPRGSDESWVGKLTEKCAKYKHFGKMRFGSAGFVVEHFSDRVEYTAHGFLEKNRDTVSKELVNVFRESQMSLCHHLMDLEGDPEKKPTQAGTRVVVSASRIQQGEARKRLTPSKQHKQTVGSQFRESLALLISTLHSTTPHYVRCIKPNEDKKAFNWEPSKIVQQLRACGVLETVRISAAGFPSRWTYEDFYARYRLLGKRVELVDWNIQATCTNIVKTWIQDKDQYRYGKTQIFFRAGQVAFLEQTRSDVRRKYIIKVQSYVRRFIYRSHYVKIKRSILLIQTYSRGYLARVKAEGIRRERAAIKIQRYARGWMCRRKFLRLRRIALGLQTYSRGWLARQRFRIQLDNFKATEIQRICRGYLARKRFAIKRRGIVLCQAAIRAFLARRLYRRMKAEARTVAHIQMRYKGLENKIISMQQRMDEINKENVGLKAKVAEIPELKQRVDVMRGMEGEIKALRAALVEKEAALEVAKKELDTERDEKMAIVEEKAAEEAKWNEQRASWRRENEELKQQVQEMVEIARREDSFTHRARLLSEVDTHEVHQAYQKTVKDKDTLESENYLLKEEINRLQRLIENPNFYQSHSRSVSNASSQNEEDFGYISGKNTLEIRKEGIPKRDLKHTETAMTPTTGNSPTALILRLRKLVEEEKRRGEMLQQKVARLESKNSKAPASTEDSIKITELEMENEKLRQDYQLLRNSITRGVEQKEMEAQYDALQEELKRRRDECVQLKVVLAEQSQSLRTLGGTAMRNGTDRVQDGNELFEAFQAQKLVNRQLESELTALTEENNAKLGELTQQNEDLRNERNKLQAIVEEALAGGDVNDAQSVVFLKHELERAMVDYVEHKERINDMTKKVTDLVRINAILSARLRENGISDSLDLAEDTQENLVSVRRKAQVYQGIFKYRPEDEGKIIQRLTADFSPRTGITLLPGLPAYIILMCIRYTDLLNTDQHVRTLLTNFVLQVKKLYRGRVQTDNRILWLVNMLKLYNLLKQYGGIDEHIRLNTETQNQQQLKNFDLSEYRQVIYETIISFYQHIVKQVEELIKPFIVPAILDHDEMARGKSSRSRTVSLDLTSPQGQTTEPKSLVDQLEHYYKQFRFFGLDDCYIEQVLKQLVYYICAIALNNLMLRQELCMWATGMKIRYNISCIEQWVRKNKLPPEILSPLQPLIQASALLQSRKSEEDVQSIYDLCPSLTSAQVLKIITSYTLDDCENPIQPIFIEKLTKKLKEREKNSHENTTFTTDENFIHPLAVVYKHSEIRLEEIELPPILNLDGLLTKI; encoded by the exons CAGAAGATCTACACATACTGCGGTATCATCCTCGTGGCCATAAATCCGTACAAAGAGGTCGCCCTGTATGGGCAGGATCTCATCCGGGCGTACCGGGGGCATTCGCTCGGAGAGCTTGAGCCCCACATCTTTGCCATCGCCGAGGAGGCCTACACGAAATTGGAACGTGAGAACTGCAATCAGAGTATAATag TGAGTGGCGAATCTGGTGCGGGAAAGACGGTATCAGCCAAATATGCCATGAGATATTTTGCAGCTGTAGGCGGAAGTGAATCCGAGACGCAGATTGAGAGAAAAGTTCTCGCCAGTAGCCCCATTATGGAG GCGATTGGGAATGCTAAAACCACCCGCAATGACAACAGTTCGCGCTTTGGGAAATTCACAAAGCTCCTCTTTACGAACGACATTGGTGGGAGGTCCCTCATGGGGGCCACGATGCAGACGTACCTTCTCGAGAAATCCCGTGTTGTTTTCCAAGCATCTGGCGAGAGGAATTACCACATCTTCTATCAGCTTTGTGCAGCGAGGGAAAAGTGGCCAGAACTTATGCTTG ACCATCAGGACAATTTTGTGTACTTAAACCAGGGCGCATCGCCGGACATTGCAAGAGTTTcggattttgatcaattttccgAGACAATCGGTGCCCTGCAAACGCTTGGATTCCGTCAGACCGAAGTGAATGATGTGATGAAGATCCTAGCTGGAATCCTCCATCTGGGCAATGTAAAGTTCCTCCCAAAATATCTCCCGGATTCCCAGGAGATTGACAACGAGGGATGTTCCACGGCGAAAGATGATCTTCATTTGGGCATCCTCAGTGAGCTTCTTCAGCTGAATTTCGGGGAACTCCGAAAGTGGTTGACAATGCGTCAAATTGAGTCTGTTAATGAACTCGTAGAAATTCCAATAAATCGTGAAGCAGCTGAAGCTGCCAGAGATGCCCTAGCGAAGCATATCTACGCCAAACTCTTTCAGTATATTGTGGAGGTGATCAATAAGAGTCTCGTGAGTGATGCAAAAGATCACAGTTTTATTGGGGTGCTGGATATTTATGGTTTTGAGACATTCGATGTGAATTCCTTTGAACAATTCTGCATTAATTATGCCAACGAGAAGCTCCAGCAGCAATTCAATCAGCACGTATTCAAGCTTGAGCAGGAGGAGTACCTAAAGGAAGGTATCACGTGGGAAATGATTGATTTCTACGACAATCAGCCATGTATTGATTTGATTGAATCAAAGCTGGGTATTCTGGATCTTCTGGATGAGGAGTGCAAG ATGCCTCGAGGTAGTGATGAATCCTGGGTGGGGAAGTTAACTGAGAAGTGTGCCAAGTACAAGCATTTCGGGAAGATGCGTTTTGGATCAGCTGGATTCGTCGTGGAGCACTTCTCAGATCGCGTTGAGTACACAGCTCATGGATTTCTTGAGAAGAATCGTGACACAGTATCCAAGGAGCTTGTAAATGTCTTTAGGGAGTCCCAAATGAGTCTGTGCCATCATCTAATGGACTTGGAAGGAGATCCAGAGAAGAAACCCACTCAGGCGGGAACCAGGGTAGTCGTCAGTGCTTCCCGGATTCag CAAGGAGAAGCCAGGAAAAGA CTAACACCATCGAAGCAGCATAAACAGACGGTAGGATCGCAATTTAGGGAAAGTCTGGCCCTCCTGATAAGCACACTACATTCAACGACACCTCACTACGTCAGGTGCATCAAG CCTAATGAGGACAAGAAGGCATTCAATTGGGAACCATCAAAGATTGTTCAGCAACTCCGAGCATGTGGTGTCCTGGAGACAGTTCGTATCTCCGCAGCTGGTTTCCCATCGCGATGGACCTATGAGGATTTCTATGCACGCTACCGTCTCCTGGGGAAGCGTGTGGAGCTCGTTGATTGGAATATCCAGGCAACATGTACGAATATCGTAAAGACGTGGATACAGGATAAGGATCAGTACCGCTACGGCAAGACGCAGATCTTCTTCCGAGCTGGCCAGGTGGCCTTCTTGGAGCAGACTCGTTCAGATGTGCGCAGGAAGTACATCATCAAAGTTCAGTCGTACGTTCGACGATTCATCTACCGTAGTCACTATGTGAAGATTAAGCGGTCAATCCTGCTCATTCAGACCTACTCCCGGGGCTACTTGGCGCGCGTGAAAGCAGAAGGAATCCGCCGGGAGAGGGCTGCCATTAAAATTCAACGATATGCACGTGGATGGATGTGCAGGAGGAAGTTCCTGCGCCTCAGACGAATTGCTCTGGGTCTGCAGACATACAGTCGTGGATGGCTTGCCAGGCAGCGCTTCCGCATCCAATTGGACAACTTCAAAGCAACGGAGATTCAGAGGATTTGCCGTGGCTATTTGGCCAGGAAGCGTTTTGCCATCAAACGTCGTGGTATTGTTCTCTGCCAGGCAGCTATTAGGGCTTTCCTGGCAAGACGCCTGTACAGACGCATGAAGGCAGAAGCGAGAACAGTGGCACACATTCAGATGCGCTACAAAGGGCTTGAGAATAAGATTATTTCAATGCAGCAGCGTATGGATGAGATTAACAAGGAGAATGTGGGATTGAAAGCAAAAGTTGCCGAGATTCCGGAACTAAAGCAACGTGTGGATGTCATGAGGGGGATGGAGGGAGAGATTAAGGCCCTCCGGGCAGCTCTGGTGGAGAAGGAAGCAGCCCTGGAGGTGGCAAAGAAGGAGTTAGACACGGAGAGGGATGAGAAAATGGCCATTGTTGAGGAGAAAGCAGCCGAGGAGGCGAAATGGAATGAACAACGAGCTTCGTGGCGACGTGAGAATGAGGAATTGAAGCAGCAGGTGCAGGAAATGGTGGAGATTGCCCGACGAGAGGATTCCTTCACGCATCGTGCGCGCTTGTTGTCCGAAGTGGATACACATGAAGTGCATCAGGCGTACCAGAAGACAGTCAAAGATAAGGATACGCTGGAATCGGAGAACTACCTCCTGAAGGAAGAGATAAATCGTCTGCAGCGTCTCATTGAGAATCCCAACTTCTATCAATCCCACTCACGTTCCGTAAGTAATGCATCGAGTCAGAATGAGGAGGATTTTGGGTATATTTCCGGGAAGAATACGCTGGAGATCCGGAAGGAGGGCATCCCAAAGCGCGATCTGAAGCACACAGAGACAGCCATGACACCAACAACGGGGAATTCACCGACAGCACTAATCTTGCGCTTGCGGAAGCTGGTTGAGGAAGAGAAGCGTCGTGGGGAGATGCTGCAGCAGAAGGTGGCACGGTTGGAGAGTAAGAATAGCAAGGCACCAGCTTCAACGGAGGATTCCATAAAGATCACCGAGCTGGAGATGGAGAATGAGAAGCTACGACAGGATTATCAGCTTCTGCGGAATAGTATTACACGTGGGGTGGAGCAGAAGGAGATGGAGGCTCAGTACGATGCGCTGCAGGAGGAGTTGAAGCGTCGACGGGATGAGTGTGTGCAGTTGAAGGTTGTACTGGCGGAACAGAGTCAATCCCTGAGGACACTCGGTGGGACAGCCATGAGGAATGGCACGGATCGCGTGCAGGATGGGAATGAGCTCTTTGAAGCCTTCCAGGCACAGAAGCTGGTCAATAGGCAGCTTGAATCCGAACTGACGGCCCTCACGGAGGAGAATAATGCAAAGTTGGGTGAGTTGACGCAGCAGAATGAAGATTTGAGGAATGAAAGGAACAAATTGCAAGCCATTGTGGAGGAAGCTCTAGCAGGTGGGGATGTCAATGATGCCCAGAGTGTGGTCTTCCTCAAGCATGAACTTGAGCGAGCAATGGTGGACTATGTGGAGCATAAAGAGCGCATAAATGACATGACAAAGAAGGTAACAGATCTCGTGCGTATCAATGCAATTCTCAGTGCGAGGCTACGAGAGAATGGGATTAGTGATTCCCTGGATCTGGCGGAGGATACGCAGGAGAATTTGGTTTCAGTCCGGAGGAAGGCTCAAGTTTATCAGGGAATCTTCAAGTATCGCCCTGAGGATGAAGGGAAAATCATTCAGAGGTTGACGGCGGATTTCAGTCCTCGCACGGGTATTACTCTCCTCCCAGGATTACCAGCCTACATCATCCTCATGTGTATCCGGTATACGGATCTCCTGAATACAGATCAACATGTACGCACCCTCCTGACGAACTTTGTGCTGCAAGTTAAGAAGCTCTACCGCGGTAGGGTGCAGACGGACAATCGAATTCTCTGGTTGGTCAACATGCTGAAGCTGTACAATCTCCTGAAGCAATATGGGGGCATTGATGAGCACATCCGGCTAAATACGGAGACACAGAATCAGCAgcaattgaagaattttgatcTGTCAGAGTACCGGCAGGTGATCTATGAGACCATCATCAGCTTCTACCAGCACATTGTGAAGCAAGTTGAGGAGCTAATTAAGCCCTTCATCGTCCCCGCTATTCTGGATCACGATGAAATGGCACGCGGGAAGAGTAGCCGATCCCGTACAGTTTCACTCGATCTCACCTCGCCGCAGGGACAGACAACAGAGCCTAAATCCCTCGTAGATCAGTTGGAGCATTACTACAAGCAGTTCCGCTTCTTCGGACTCGACGACTGCTACATTGAGCAGGTGCTGAAGCAACTTGTCTACTACATCTGTGCCATTGCCCTGAATAACCTCATGCTGCGTCAGGAGCTCTGCATGTGGGCTACGGGTATGAAGATTCGCTACAATATCAGCTGCATCGAGCAATGGGTGCGCAAAAATAAGCTCCCCCCAGAGATTCTGTCGCCCCTTCAGCCGCTCATTCAGGCCTCAGCATTGCTGCAAAGTCGGAAGTCCGAGGAGGATGTTCAGAGCATTTACGACCTCTGCCCAAGCCTCACGTCAGCTCAAGTTCTCAAAATAATCACATCCTACACGCTCGATGACTGCGAGAATCCCATTCAGCccatttttattgagaaactAACGAAGAAGCTCAAGGAAAGAGAGAAGAATTCA cACGAAAACACAACATTCACGACGGATGAGAACTTTATTCATCCCCTGGCTGTGGTGTACAAACACAGCGAGATACGTTTAGAGGAAATTGAATTGCCGCCCATTCTCAACTTGGACGGCCTTCTGACCAAGATTTAA
- the LOC129792464 gene encoding transmembrane protein 18, with protein sequence MVYEDFIEVREIRDIMGFLRSIDWYDPFLMALVSFHILITLATLLTRNHGNFQVVLFFLLIVLVFSSQSINEFAAHNWSTFSRQQYFDSNGMFISLVFSVPILLNLMLMVGSWLYQSTQLMAKLKTAQLRQQLRQSRQNSEQSLKSD encoded by the exons ATGGTGTACGAGGACTTTATTGAAGTACGCGAAATACGCGACATAATGGGATTTCTCCGGAGT ATCGACTGGTACGACCCGTTCTTGATGGCCTTAGTCTCATTCCACATTCTCATCACGCTGGCCACGCTTCTCACGCGCAATCACGGCAACTTTCAGGTGGTCCTCTTCTTCCTCCTCATTGTTCTGGTCTTCTCCTCACAGAGTATCAATGAATTCGCCGCCCACAACTGGAGTACCTTCTCGCGGCAGCAGTACTTCGACAGCAACGGGATGTTCATATCCCTCGTCTTTTCCGTGCCAATCCTCCTCAACCTCATGCTTATGGTG GGAAGTTGGTTGTATCAATCAACTCAGCTCATGGCAAAGCTCAAGACGGCCCAGTTGAGACAACAACTGCGGCAAAGTCGACAGAATAGTGAGCAATCGCTGAAAAGCGACTGA